The Oryzias melastigma strain HK-1 linkage group LG6, ASM292280v2, whole genome shotgun sequence genome includes a window with the following:
- the unc45a gene encoding LOW QUALITY PROTEIN: protein unc-45 homolog A (The sequence of the model RefSeq protein was modified relative to this genomic sequence to represent the inferred CDS: substituted 1 base at 1 genomic stop codon), with protein MSEEEIEKDPAALKEKGNNLFKAGDMEGAICCYTKALKLTSSKSDCAVLHRNRSACYLKLEDYNKAESDASKALDTDPGDVKARFRRAQAFQKLDRLDQAFLDAQRCAQLEPKNKAFQELLRQLGAQIQQKSVQLNSTDARVQQMFSILLDDATKDSDREKAAQNLVVLSRDEGGAEQIFRNDGVKLIQKLLQSKQEEVVLSALRTLVGLCTEHQSRTMAIVNELGMDQLCAVMGSGASTVSLAACHLLQVMFEALTEGMKREIRGKEEAILPEPSKELRSMLRHLLEMMPASNVSGPGRDSAINLLVKQVPRKSFKNPDNSLTLWVIDQGLKKILQVAGSIPELSDGPPLTDNTHMSCSVLLSKLYDDLKSDKERENFHKICEEYIQXANHFXXXXXXAKLRAIQTVSVLLQGPSDVGNRTLEMSGMMDAVISLCASKDVTHQQIAVEALIHAAGKAKRASFITANGVALLKDLYKTSENDRIRVRALVGLCKLGSAGGTDFSMKQFAEGSTGKLAKQCRKWLCNESLPPTSRRWSVEGLAYLTFDADVKEDLVEDKNALMAMFVLAKSEDKTVLFAVGSTLVNCTNSYDVEKPDPQMVELAKYAKQHVPEEHPKDAPSYVEKRLVKLLDAGVVSALACMVKQESPALTEACKECIARVFLALVERQEDRGTVVAQGGGKALIPLATDNTDVGKVKAAQALAKIAITSNPEIAFPGERIYEVVRPLVSLLNLNCTLLQNFEALMALTNLAGISERLRQKIIKEKAVPKIEGYMFEEHDLVRAAATECMCNLVLSTEVQKLYLAIGNDRLKLLVLYSGEDDERLRKAAAGTLAMLTSEQPELCKRIPETTTHWLEIMQALLLCEISDLRHRGVVIVQNMIQADRDLTEKFMESEALEILTVLAKGGEGTSDPVSKIAKNCLDKAVEYGLIRSREGKEGTEP; from the exons ATGAGTGAGGAAGAAATAGAAAAG GATCCCGCTGCCCTTAAGGAGAAGGGGAACAACCTCTTCAAGGCAGGAGACATGGAGGGGGCTATCTGCTGCTACACCAAAGCCCTCAAGCTGACTTCCAGTAAGTCAGACTGTGCGGTTTTGCACCGCAACCGCTCAGCTTGCTACTTGAAGCTGGAGGACTACAATAAAGCAGAGAGCGATGCATCCAAAG ctctagACACTGACCCAGGTGATGTGAAAGCCAGATTTCGGAGAGCTCAGGCTTTTCAAAAGCTGGATCGACTTGACCAGGCCTTCCTGGATGCTCAGAGATGTGCTCAGCTTGAGCCGAAAAATAAAGCTTTCCAAGAACTACTCAGGCAGCTGGGAGCACAGATTCAGCAAAAA tcaGTCCAACTAAACTCCACAGATGCTCGTGTGCAGCAAATGTTCTCCATCCTTTTGGATGATGCTACAAAAGACTCAGATCGAGAGAAG GCGGCTCAGAACCTGGTGGTGTTATCCCGAGATGAGGGAGGAGCTGAGCAGATCTTCCGCAATGATGGAGTGAAACTAATTCAAAAGCTCCTTCAGTCAAAGCAGGAAGAGGTTGTCCTTTCTGCTCTCAGGACACTGGTTGGGTTGTGCACAGAACATCAGTCACGA ACCATGGCTATAGTGAATGAATTGGGGATGGACCAGCTGTGTGCAGTAATGGGGTCAGGAGCCTCCACTGTGTCTCTGGCTGCTTGCCACCTGCTGCAGGTGATGTTTGAGGCTCTGACAGAGGGCATGAAAAGAGAGATTAGGGGGAAGGAAGAAGCCATACTCCCCG AACCGTCCAAGGAGCTGCGCTCAATGTTACGCCACCTTCTCGAAATGATGCCGGCGTCTAACGTTTCCGGGCCGGGAAGAGACAGCGCCATCAACCTGCTGGTCAAACAAGTTCCCCGCAAGTCGTTCAAAAACCCTGACAATTCGCTCACGTTGTGGGTTATTGATCAAG GGCTGAAGAAAATCCTGCAGGTTGCAGGAAGCATTCCTGAACTCTCAGATGGACCGCCTCTTACAGACAACACTCACATGAGCTGCTCTGTGTTGCTTAGCAAACTCTACGATGACCTGAAAAGCGACAAAGAGAGGGAGAACTTTCACAAAATATGTGAAGAATACATTCAGTGAGCCAACCATTTC NNNNNNNNNNNNNNNNATGCTAAGCTACGCGCCATCCAGACGGTGTCTGTGCTCCTTCAAGGGCCAAGCGATGTGGGGAACAGGACTCTCGAAATGTCAGGAATGATGGATGCAGTGATCTCGCTCTGTGCCTCCAAAGATGTAACTCACCAGCAAATAGCAGTGGAGGCTCTCATACATGCAGCGGGGAAAGCCAAGAGGGCCTCCTTCATCACAGCCAACGGCGTGGCCCTTCTGAAAGACCTCTACAAGACCAGCGAGAACGACAGGATACGTGTGAGAGCTCTGGTG GGTTTGTGCAAGCTTGGGTCAGCAGGAGGCACGGATTTCAGCATGAAGCAATTTGCAGAAGGATCCACGGGCAAACTTGCCAAGCAGTGCAGGAA GTGGCTGTGTAACGAGTCTCTGCCTCCAACCTCCCGCCGCTGGTCTGTGGAAGGACTCGCTTACCTCACTTTTGATGCTGATGTAAAGGAAGACTTGGTGGAGGACAAGAACGCTCTCATGGCCATGTTTGTACTCGCAAAG TCTGAAGATAAGACTGTTCTCTTCGCTGTGGGCTCTACATTAGTCAACTGCACTAACAGCTATGATGTGGAGAAACCAGACCCTCAGATGGTGGAGCTTGCCAAGTATGCAAAGCAGCATGTGCCTGAGGAGCAtcctaaa GATGCACCGTCATATGTGGAGAAAAGGCTGGTGAAGCTCCTTGACGCTGGTGTTGTATCTGCATTGGCCTGCATGGTTAAACAAGAGAGTCCTGCCCTCACTGAGGCTTGTAAGGAGTGCATTGCAAG GGTGTTCTTGGCTTTGGTGGAACGGCAGGAAGACAGGGGCACCGTGGTGGCCCAAGGTGGAGGGAAAGCTCTGATTCCGCTCGCAACCGACAACACGGATGTAGGAAAAGTCAAGGCTGCTCAAGCCCTGGCAAAAATTGCCATCACATCTAATCCAGAGATTGCCTTTCCAGGAGAGAGG atttATGAAGTGGTGCGCCCACTTGTGAGCCTTTTGAACCTCAATTGCACCCTGCTACAGAATTTTGAAGCACTGATGGCACTCACCAACCTGGCTGGCATCAGTGAAAGACTCAG acaaaaaataataaaagaaaaagctgtacCAAAGATTGAAGGCTACATGTTTGAGGAGCACGACCTTGTCAGAGCCGCAGCAACTGAGTGCATGTGTAATTTGGTTCTAAGTACAGAG GTTCAGAAGCTGTACCTGGCTATAGGTAATGATCGTCTGAAGCTATTGGTGCTTTATAGTGGCGAGGACGATGAGAGGCTACGAAAAGCCGCTGCAGGAACTTTGGCCATGCTGACATCTGAACAGCCTGAGCTCTGCAAACGCATTCCTGAAACT ACAACTCACTGGTTGGAGATAATGCAGGCTCTGCTGCTCTGTGAAATATCTGACCTGCGGCATCGTGGAGTGGTCATCGTTCAGAACATGATCCAGGCTGATAGAGATCTGACTGAGAAGTTTATGGAGAGTGAAGCTCTAGAGATCCTCACCGTCCTTGCTAAGGGAGGAGAGGGCACATCTGACCCCGTGTCAAAGATTGCCAAGAACTGCCTGGATAAAGCAGTGGAGTATGGGCTCATCAGAAGCAGGGAGGGGAAGGAAGGAACTGAGCCCTAA
- the man2a2 gene encoding alpha-mannosidase 2x yields the protein MKLRKQVTVCGGAIFCVAVFSLYLMLDRVQHDPARRQNGGNFPRSQISVLQNRIEQLEQLLEENHQIISHIKDSVMELTDTGAVSPSGHLPFRSANGSWVLPFDRRPTFLAIKSQDCQFASVSRDQTDVQMLDVYSLLKFDNPDGGVWKQGFDITYEANEWDKEPLQVFVIPHSHNDPGWIKTFDKYFTDQTQHILNNMVVKLAEDPRRKFIWSEISYFSKWWETAEPQKQEAMRKLILGGQMEMVTGGWVMTDEANAHYFAMIDQLIEGHQWLERNLGIIPRSGWAVDPFGHSATMPYLLKKSNLTSMLIQRIHYSIKKHFSATRNLEFMWRQAWDTGSSTDMFCHMMPFYSYDIPHTCGPDPKICCQFDFKRLPGGRINCPWKVPPKPIVEANVAERAQLLLDQYRKKSKLYRSKVLLIPLGDDFRYDKSLEWDQQYVNYQKLFDYMNSHPELHVQAQFGTLTDYFNALYKTTGVTAGSRPADFPVLSGDFFAYADREDHYWTGYYTSRPFYKSLDRVIESHLRGAEILYSLAVATARHEGMEGRYPVTDYALLVDARRAVGLFQHHDAITGTAKENVVIDYGTKLLRSLIGLKRVIINAAHFLVMKNRDFYRFYQTEAFLETDDRRATQDSLPQRTLIELDPAGPRYLVVFNPIEQERLCLVNVLVNTVRVRVLTEDGQTLPVQLSAQWGSATQMSAEVFQATFMARLPPLGLAVFHLYDSADSPMTLRSDTLLRLSSRSVTARASDPLPVHSQLADPQSFYISSQSLTLGFSGSTGLLESIKRKDDSKEVKVQMQFMVYGTSPSKDKSGAYLFLPDGKPKPYIQKEPPVVRVVEGPLFSEVVAHYQHFEQTVRIHNVPGVDGLSIEISTMVDIRDQSNKELSMRLSTDIKSNDVFYTDLNGFQIQPRRYYPKLPVQGNFYPMSSQAYIQDSRHRLTLHTAQALGVTSFESGQLEVIMDRRLMQDDNRGLGQGLKDNKKTENRFRLLLERRSSGKKGTDSSTTSFPSILSHMTSAVLNHEVLPLPVVPKRRGIPPLKTFAPLMSRFPCDFHLLNLRSIQNKQDGVTPSPYTALLLHRLALDCSIEAQNLGFNCTTTQGQLNVSSLFKNLDLQLLQPVSLTLMYSSPPLANHSTISLDPMEISAFKLKLR from the exons ATGAAGCTAAGGAAACAAGTGACCGTGTGTGGAGGGGCTATATTCTGTGTGGCTGTGTTCTCGCTGTATCTGATGTTGGATCGAGTCCAGCATGACCCTGCAAGACGACAGAATGGAGGAAACTTTCCACGG agccaAATTTCAGTCCTCCAGAACCGGATAGAGCAGCTAGAGCAGCTCCTAGAAGAAAACCATCAAATCATTAGCCACATAAAGGACTCTGTGATGGAGCTGACAGACACAGGAGCTGTGTCTCCCAGTGGCCACCTGCCTTTCCGAAGTGCCAATGGTTCTTGGGTCCTACCCTTCGACCGGCGTCCCACTTTTCTCGCCATCAAGTCCCAGGATTGTCAGTTTGCCTCGGTCAGCCGCGATCAAACAGATGTTCAG ATGCTTGACGTGTACTCCCTGCTCAAGTTTGACAACCCAGATGGAGGTGTATGGAAACAGGGCTTTGACATAACTTATGAAGCAAACGAATGGGATAAGGAGCCACTTCAAGTCTTCGTCATCCCTCATTCTCACAATGACCCAG GTTGGATCAAAACCTTTGACAAGTACTTCACAGACCAGACGCAGCACATCTTGAACAACATGGTGGTGAAGCTGGCAGAGGATCCGCGCAGGAAGTTCATCTGGTCGGAGATTTCATATTTCTCCAAGTGGTGGGAGACTGCTGAGCCGCAAAAACAAGAGGCCATGCGAAA GCTGATCCTCGGAGGGCAGATGGAGATGGTAACTGGTGGCTGGGTGATGACTGATGAAGCCAATGCTCACTATTTTGCGATGATCGACCAGCTCATTGAGGGCCATCAGTGGCTGGAAAGAAATCTAG GTATAATTCCTCGCAGCGGGTGGGCTGTAGACCCGTTCGGTCACAGCGCCACTATGCCCTATTTGCTGAAGAAGTCCAACCTGACCAGCATGCTCATCCAGAGGATCCACTACtctattaaaaaacacttttccgCCACACGCAATCTGGAGTTTATGTGGAGGCAGGCGTGGG ACACGGGGTCCAGCACAGACATGTTCTGCCACATGATGCCGTTCTACAGCTATGATATTCCTCACACCTGTGGCCCCGATCCAAAGATCTGCTGCCAGTTCGACTTCAAGAGGTTACCGGGAGGACGCATCAACTGTCCTTGGAAGGTCCCACCGAAACCAATAGTTGAGGCCAACGTGGCAGAGAG GGCCCAGCTGCTCCTGGATCAGTACCGTAAAAAGTCCAAACTGTACCGCAGCAAGGTCCTCCTCATCCCCCTGGGAGACGACTTCCGCTACGACAAGTCTCTGGAGTGGGATCAGCAGTACGTCAATTATCAGAAGCTGTTCGACTACATGAATTCTCACCCCGAGCTGCACGTTCAG GCTCAGTTCGGGACTCTGACCGACTACTTCAACGCTTTGTACAAAACAACCGGAGTCACCGCTGGATCCCGACCCGCTGACTTCCCTGTGCTCAGTGGAGATTTCTTTGCTTATGCAGATCGTGAAGACCACTACTGGACTGGTTATTACACCTCACGACCTTTTTACAAAAGCCTGGACCGCGTGATTGAGTCGCACCTCAG GGGGGCAGAAATCCTCTACAGTCTGGCGGTTGCAACTGCTCGGCATGAGGGCATGGAGGGACGCTACCCGGTAACGGATTATGCTCTGCTGGTCGATGCCAGGCGAGCAGTCGGACTCTTCCAGCACCACGATGCCATCACAGGGACCGCAAAGGAGAACGTCGTCATCGACTACGGCACCAA ATTACTGCGCTCACTGATCGGCTTGAAGAGAGTAATCATCAATGCTGCTCATTTCCTGGTGATGAAAAACCGAGATTTTTATCGCTTCTACCAGACGGAGGCTTTCTTGGAGACG GACGACAGGCGAGCTACTCAGGATTCTTTGCCTCAGCGCACTTTAATCGAATTGGACCCAGCAGGACCACG GTACCTGGTGGTATTCAACCCCATCGAGCAGGAACGGTTGTGCCTGGTGAACGTTTTGGTGAACACGGTGCGGGTGCGAGTCCTCACGGAGGACGGGCAGACTCTCCCCGTGCAGCTGAGCGCTCAGTGGGGCTCTGCTACACAAATGAGCGCTGAGGTGTTCCAG GCAACGTTCATGGCTCGTCTGCCGCCTCTCGGTCTGGCTGTTTTCCATCTGTACGACTCAGCGGACTCTCCCATGACGCTCCGCTCCGACACTTTGCTCCGGCTGTCCAGTCGCAGCGTCACGGCCCGGGCCTCCGACCCGCTCCCTGTCCACTCCCAGCTGGCCGACCCTCAAAGCTTCTACATCAGCAGCCAGTCTCTTACTCTGGGTTTCTCGGGAAGCACCGGGCTGCTGGAG AGCATCAAGCGAAAGGACGATTCTAAGGAAGTAAAAGTGCAGATGCAGTTCATGGTCTATGGCACCAGTCCCTCGAAAGACAAAAGCGGAGCGTACCTCTTCCTGCCGGATGGAAAACCAAAG CCCTACATCCAGAAAGAGCCACCTGTGGTGCGTGTGGTTGAAGGGCCGCTTTTCTCAGAGGTTGTGGCGCACTATCAGCACTTTGAGCAGACCGTCCGCATACACAACGTCCCAG GGGTGGATGGTTTATCTATAGAAATCAGCACAATGGTGGACATCAGGGATCAGTCGAATAAGGAGCTATCGATGCGTCTGTCCACCGACATCAAGAGCAACGACGTCTTCTACACGGACCTCAACGGCTTCCAG ATTCAGCCTCGACGATATTACCCAAAGCTCCCCGTGCAGGGTAACTTTTATCCCATGTCCAGCCAGGCGTACATCCAGGACAGTCGGCACCGACTCACTCTGCACACAGCTCAGGCTCTGGGCGTCACCAGCTTCGAAAGTG GCCAACTGGAAGTCATCATGGACCGGCGACTGATGCAGGATGATAACCGAGGGCTGGGTCAGGGCCTGAAAGACAACAAGAAGACAGAAAACCGTTTCCGACTGCTGCTGGAGAGGAGATCCTCTGGCAAAAAG GGGACGGACAGCTCCACGACGAGCTTCCCCTCCATACTCAGCCACATGACCAGTGCTGTCCTCAACCACGAGGTGCTGCCGCTTCCCGTCGTGCCCAAAAGACGCGGCATCCCTCCTCTGAAGACCTTCGCCCCGCTCATGTCCAGGTTTCCCTGCGACTTCCACCTGCTGAACTTGCGCAGCATCCAAAACAAG CAAGATGGGGTGACTCCGTCTCCGTACACGGCCTTGCTTCTACACCGGCTGGCTCTGGATTGTAGCATAGAGGCTCAGAACCTCGGCTTCAACTGCACAACCACACAAGGACAG CTGAATGTATCAAGTCTCTTCAAGAACCTGGACTTGCAGCTGCTCCAGCCCGTGTCTCTGACTCTGATGTACTCCAGTCCTCCACTGGCCAACCACTCCACCATCAGCCTCGACCCAATGGAGATCTCAGCCTTCAAGCTCAAGCTGCGCTAA